A window of Parafrankia irregularis contains these coding sequences:
- a CDS encoding HelD family protein, whose translation MPTTRDAELAREQAYVDTLYTRLDEIRETTRAQLRQVLMEAGTGTPQSIVERDVFAATHADRLSRLDAAEGRLCFGAMDNVDGGRTYIGRIGLSDQEQEPILVDWRAPVATAFYQATIADPRGLVRRRHLRTRGRRVTGIADDPLDPQAFMAAASAGAGTGAGTGAGTGAGVGAGAGVGVGSDVPESGDTMLLEALSAPRTGRMHDIVSTLQAEQDRIIRADANAVLVVDGGPGTGKTAVALHRAAYLLYTHRDRLLRSGVLVVGPSPVFLRYIEQVLPSLGETGVMFATPARLFPGIEATGEEPVAVAVLKGDERMAAVIAGAVRDRQRVPGRGLRLRHGEYELQLDRDTIARARTRARRSRRPHNSARGIFLRELLNVLTNQVVTQLPKGLFDQEERGEIRSDLWTDREVRRALNDLWPVLTPARLLADLYASPDLLGRAAGTHLTAAERALLRRAKAEEVRWTPADVPLLDEAAELLGDLDEQARRAEERRVEAERTAEREYAHGVLEMLGLNDRIDADTIAQRWTAPRQRRAAAEHASGDRSWTFGHLIVDEAQEVSPMLWRLLWRRCPGRTATLVGDLAQGARPGAPTSWGELLGPAVTHYAVERLTVNYRTPSEIMDVAADVLTAADPAAEAPRSVRSVGRRPRVVRIAVSAGEVPAGSSSVAAGGSAAEGELVRGVVAAAIDAAAEVSGGRVAVISAPGRVAVLRAALRDAAPALAAPGQPDEPEADGSSHARAGRARPELDLLDAPVVVLTVADSKGLEFDAVVLVEPAEIVAGPTRGLADLYVALTRATRALTVVHAEDLPEVLHSLSPCAPSPSPSPGSGSGSGENSVATAAAATDLERVAPAAEAGEETITGRQLHLLW comes from the coding sequence GTGCCGACGACACGTGACGCGGAGCTTGCGCGCGAGCAGGCCTACGTCGACACCCTCTACACGCGCCTCGACGAGATCCGCGAGACTACGCGTGCCCAGCTCAGGCAGGTCCTGATGGAGGCCGGCACCGGTACTCCGCAGTCGATCGTGGAGCGCGACGTGTTTGCCGCGACGCATGCCGACCGGCTTTCGCGGCTCGATGCCGCCGAAGGGCGGCTGTGCTTCGGAGCGATGGACAACGTCGACGGGGGCCGTACCTACATCGGCCGGATCGGGCTTTCCGACCAGGAGCAGGAGCCGATCCTGGTGGACTGGCGTGCTCCTGTCGCGACCGCCTTCTACCAGGCCACGATCGCCGACCCGCGCGGGCTGGTGCGTCGGCGCCATCTGCGGACCCGCGGCCGGCGGGTCACCGGCATCGCGGACGATCCGTTGGACCCGCAGGCGTTCATGGCCGCCGCGAGCGCCGGCGCCGGAACCGGTGCTGGAACCGGCGCTGGAACCGGTGCTGGAGTTGGAGCTGGCGCTGGGGTTGGTGTTGGCAGCGACGTGCCCGAGTCGGGGGACACGATGCTGCTGGAGGCACTTTCCGCGCCCCGCACGGGACGCATGCACGACATCGTCTCGACCCTGCAGGCGGAGCAGGACCGGATCATCCGCGCCGACGCGAACGCGGTGCTGGTCGTCGACGGCGGGCCTGGCACCGGAAAGACCGCGGTGGCTCTGCACCGGGCGGCCTACCTGCTTTACACCCACCGCGACCGGTTGCTGCGTTCCGGTGTGCTCGTGGTCGGCCCCAGCCCTGTCTTCCTGCGGTATATCGAGCAGGTGTTGCCTTCCCTCGGCGAGACCGGGGTGATGTTCGCGACGCCGGCGCGGCTGTTCCCCGGAATCGAGGCGACCGGCGAGGAACCGGTCGCGGTGGCTGTGCTCAAGGGCGACGAGCGGATGGCCGCGGTGATCGCCGGCGCGGTCCGGGACCGGCAGCGAGTCCCCGGCCGCGGGCTTCGGCTGCGCCACGGTGAGTACGAGCTCCAGCTCGATCGGGACACCATCGCCCGGGCCCGGACCAGGGCCCGCCGCAGTCGCCGCCCGCACAACTCCGCCCGTGGGATCTTCCTGCGCGAGCTGCTGAACGTGCTGACGAACCAGGTCGTGACCCAGCTGCCGAAGGGGCTGTTCGACCAGGAGGAGCGCGGCGAGATCCGGTCGGACCTGTGGACGGACCGCGAGGTGCGCCGGGCGCTGAACGACCTGTGGCCGGTGCTCACCCCGGCCCGGCTGCTGGCCGACCTCTATGCCTCGCCCGACCTGCTCGGTCGCGCGGCGGGCACCCATCTCACCGCGGCCGAGCGTGCGTTGCTGCGCCGAGCCAAGGCCGAGGAGGTCCGCTGGACCCCGGCCGACGTTCCGCTGCTCGACGAGGCGGCGGAACTGCTCGGCGACCTCGACGAACAGGCCCGCCGGGCGGAGGAGCGGCGGGTGGAGGCGGAGCGCACGGCGGAGCGCGAGTACGCCCACGGGGTGCTGGAGATGCTCGGCCTGAACGACAGGATCGACGCGGACACGATCGCGCAGCGCTGGACGGCACCGCGGCAGCGCCGTGCCGCCGCCGAGCACGCGAGCGGTGATCGTTCCTGGACCTTCGGGCACCTCATCGTCGATGAGGCGCAGGAGGTCTCGCCGATGCTGTGGCGCCTGCTGTGGCGGCGGTGCCCCGGCCGGACGGCGACCCTCGTGGGCGACCTGGCCCAGGGTGCCCGCCCGGGGGCCCCGACCAGCTGGGGCGAACTGCTGGGGCCGGCGGTGACCCACTACGCCGTTGAGCGGCTCACCGTGAACTACCGCACGCCCAGCGAGATCATGGACGTCGCGGCCGATGTCCTGACCGCCGCCGACCCGGCCGCCGAGGCGCCGCGCTCAGTCCGTTCGGTGGGGCGGCGCCCCCGCGTCGTGCGGATCGCCGTGAGCGCGGGGGAGGTACCGGCTGGGAGTTCCTCGGTAGCGGCGGGTGGTTCGGCGGCCGAGGGCGAGCTTGTGCGCGGCGTGGTCGCGGCCGCCATCGACGCCGCGGCGGAGGTGAGCGGCGGGCGGGTCGCGGTGATCAGCGCACCGGGGCGGGTCGCGGTCCTTCGGGCGGCTCTGCGCGACGCGGCACCGGCGCTTGCGGCACCGGGCCAGCCAGACGAGCCCGAGGCAGACGGGTCGAGCCACGCACGTGCAGGTCGGGCCCGCCCGGAGCTCGACCTGCTGGACGCCCCGGTCGTGGTCCTCACTGTGGCCGATTCCAAGGGGCTGGAGTTCGACGCGGTGGTCCTGGTCGAACCGGCCGAGATCGTGGCTGGGCCGACGCGGGGCCTGGCTGACCTCTATGTGGCGCTGACCCGGGCCACCCGGGCTCTCACCGTGGTGCATGCCGAGGACCTTCCCGAGGTGCTGCACAGTCTGTCGCCCTGCGCCCCAAGCCCAAGCCCAAGCCCGGGGTCGGGGTCGGGGTCGGGCGAGAACAGCGTGGCGACAGCGGCCGCGGCAACTGATCTCGAGCGCGTGGCGCCGGCGGCCGAAGCCGGCGAGGAGACCATCACGGGACGCCAGCTTCATCTGCTCTGGTGA